Proteins from a genomic interval of Treponema succinifaciens DSM 2489:
- a CDS encoding tetratricopeptide repeat protein, translating into MANDNFWLGVMIGNLFSKKGNNGEQKGGCLGKIIGILVIIGIGNLAIKYYGIKGILIPIAILIAAFALLVFLSIKMSYAKDTASFFLNLYNEGKYTQAIEYIEQEPKEKIEKVFKKYPDVALAAGISYRFGRGCDVNPQKAFAYFEKVKNKSNEAAGCYGAMLITGEGCNADAKTGIVYLKNAVVGNVPYACYEYGKLLFNGDFLEKNETDGKKFLRIASENGVQEATDFLNNIL; encoded by the coding sequence ATGGCAAACGACAATTTTTGGCTCGGAGTCATGATTGGAAACTTATTCTCAAAAAAAGGGAATAACGGAGAACAGAAAGGTGGATGCCTTGGAAAAATCATAGGCATTCTAGTTATTATCGGCATAGGAAATCTTGCCATAAAGTATTACGGAATAAAGGGAATCCTAATACCAATTGCAATACTGATTGCCGCCTTTGCACTGCTGGTCTTTCTTTCAATCAAAATGAGCTATGCAAAGGACACAGCATCTTTCTTCTTAAATCTTTACAACGAAGGAAAGTACACCCAGGCGATTGAGTATATAGAACAAGAGCCGAAAGAAAAAATTGAAAAAGTATTCAAAAAATATCCAGATGTAGCATTGGCGGCTGGCATTTCCTACAGATTCGGAAGAGGCTGCGATGTGAATCCGCAAAAAGCATTCGCGTATTTTGAAAAAGTCAAGAACAAAAGCAATGAGGCGGCAGGCTGCTATGGAGCAATGCTTATCACCGGTGAAGGATGTAATGCTGATGCAAAAACAGGAATTGTCTATTTAAAAAACGCAGTTGTAGGAAATGTTCCTTATGCCTGCTATGAATATGGAAAACTTCTATTTAATGGAGATTTTCTTGAAAAAAATGAAACTGACGGAAAAAAATTTCTCCGCATAGCTTCCGAAAACGGTGTGCAGGAAGCAACCGACTTTCTTAACAATATCCTTTAA